The following coding sequences are from one Candoia aspera isolate rCanAsp1 chromosome 13, rCanAsp1.hap2, whole genome shotgun sequence window:
- the GDPGP1 gene encoding GDP-D-glucose phosphorylase 1, with the protein MAAVKLGAAGQGARAPPEPPELFCYGQPDLVLCGLEWRKSAARGPGSPALSRFDRALRAGWEDRLRRGLFRYRLGELQTRILPGRMGLVAQLNVRRGTERRRPQEVRSVQQKFDPRQFNFCKIRREEILFRMSGRPPPLASPSGALVVINVSPLEFGHILLIPDPARSLPQILTPEALRFGLDALLLSAHPGFRVGFNSLGAFASVNHLHLHGFYLNWELMVESAPCRPLLPEAGLHLLQEVPAPGFLFYSDDGQQLGLLTRRITRVTQYLSQREIAHNLFATRGAAPEAPMDSGARPGIRIILWARKACFGTKEESAFNVAVCELAGHLPTKTVQEYDGLTEASAIQRIQQCLLSDTQLAQLQHELVDLLREQPPSPQRPSSEDWEEPPREQTPGLQPLQGSTVPAMDLSSRVGSSRGSC; encoded by the coding sequence ATGGCCGCGGTGAAGCTAGGGGCGGCCGGCCAGGGCGCCCGGGCCCCCCCGGAGCCTCCCGAGCTCTTTTGCTACGGCCAGCCGGATCTGGTGCTGTGCGGGCTGGAGTGGCGGAAGAGCGCCGCGCGGGGTCCCGGCAGTCCTGCCTTGTCACGCTTCGACCGAGCGCTGCGAGCGGGCTGGGAGGACCGGCTGCGCAGGGGGCTGTTCCGCTACCGCCTGGGTGAGCTGCAGACCCGGATCCTGCCGGGGAGGATGGGGCTCGTGGCCCAGCTGAACGTCCGACGAGGGACCGAGAGGAGGCGGCCCCAGGAGGTCCGCAGCGTCCAGCAGAAGTTTGACCCCCGGCAGTTCAACTTCTGCAAGATCCGGAGGGAGGAGATCCTCTTCCGCATGTCCGGGCGCCCCCCTCCCCTGGCCAGCCCATCCGGGGCTCTGGTGGTGATCAACGTCAGCCCCCTGGAGTTTGGGCACATCCTGCTCATCCCGGACCCTGCTCGCTCTCTGCCCCAGATCCTCACCCCGGAGGCCCTGCGCTTTGGCCTGGATGCCCTCCTCCTCAGTGCCCACCCTGGCTTCCGCGTGGGCTTCAACAGTCTGGGAGCTTTTGCATCTGTCAACCATCTGCACCTGCATGGCTTCTACCTGAACTGGGAGCTCATGGTAGAGTCCGCCCCCTGCCGGCCCCTCCTGCCCGAAGCGGGCCTCCATCTCCTGCAAGAGGTCCCGGCTCCAGGCTTCCTCTTCTACAGCGACGACGGGCAGCAGTTAGGGCTGCTGACCCGCCGGATCACCCGGGTCACCCAGTATCTCTCTCAGAGGGAGATTGCACACAACCTGTTTGCCACGCGGGGTGCTGCCCCCGAGGCTCCCATGGACTCAGGAGCTCGGCCTGGGATCCGGATCATTCTCTGGGCACGGAAAGCCTGCTTCGGTACCAAGGAAGAATCCGCCTTCAATGTGGCAGTTTGTGAACTGGCAGGACATCTGCCTACTAAAACTGTCCAGGAATACGATGGTCTCACTGAGGCAtcagccattcaaagaattcAGCAGTGTCTCCTCTCGGATACTCAGTTAGCCCAGCTCCAGCATGAGCTCGTGGACCTCCTCCGAGAGCAGCCTCCATCACCTCAACGGCCGTCCTCAGAGGACTGGGAGGAGCCCCCCAGGGAGCAGACCCCAGGTCTCCAGCCCCTGCAAGGCTCCACTGTTCCTGCTATGGATCTGAGCTCCAGGGTGGGGTCTTCAAGAGGAAGCTGCTGA